A window of Quercus robur chromosome 12, dhQueRobu3.1, whole genome shotgun sequence genomic DNA:
CGCACGTAGCTTGCCCATAACTGCAATGGTGAAGTTTACATTTTACAAGGTGAACTCATACTTTGACGAACGTCGAAACAAAACCCTAGAGAAGTTGGAAGAGGGGCAAGTGTGGTGCAAATATGCCTATGACAAGTTCGAGGAAAATCAAGAGAAGGCGAAGCTCCATATTGTTAGAAGGATGAGTGCGCAACAACGGTTATATACAGTGGAGACACAGTCTTCACTGTTGAACACTGGTGGGGGAGATCACACCCATAGGGTTTCCCTCATAGACATGACATGCATGTGCGGCAAATGGGAAGCAAACAAGATCCCCTGTTCCCACTTGATAGCAGTTTGTGCCAAACACAACCATGATGCCACTAAGTATATGGATCATTTCTACCGCCTTGAAGAACGGTATCACAGCTATGAGCCTATATTCCAACCACTAAAAGATAGGTTAGAATGGCCGGAGCCAGCAGAAAGGAGAACCGTGATGCCAAACCAGCGGTTGATCCGTGAGAAAGGTCGGCCAAAGTCCACGAGAATCCGCAATGAGATGGATGACGAGGATAGGGAGTTGCCAACCTCATTGTGGATTGAGAATGAACCAAAGTTGAAGTGTGGGTTGTGTCGCCAAGAGGGTCATAATCGTCATACATGTCCAACTCGAAATGTGGCTTCAACAAGCCATGGTGCTATGTAGCAGGTAACAATTACAAATCATAGTAACAAGGGGGTATCATAAGTTATTCTTATTTACATGTTTAGATATTACATTATATGAGTTATAATTAAGATGTGGGTAGTAATTTGTAGATTGGAACCATGATAGTAATACCATTGTATcaaatttagctccactttGGGCAATCTTGTGATTACTTCTTCAAGTAGTTGCAGTTAGTCTTAACTCCTACATATTACCATTCCAAGTCTTTTGTCCCATTTTTGGTGTTCTTTCAATCTTATTGTTTGTGGTGTACATATTCTAGTATTCATGGGGTCTCTATTTCCCTAACTGTATATGTTTTGCTGCAGATTTGTAATTGTCGCCAAGGTGTAACTATAGATGCTCCTCATTTAAGCAGGCAAGCCTGAAGGCTCTTCTGTATTtgtcaattcaatttattaattacTGTGGGTTGTATACTAATTTCTGTGTTGGCTACTCCTCAGAAAGGAGGCAACTTctgaagagaacaaaaagaaggtGTCACTCAAATGCTATGACTCCATGTTTGCCTAAAACCATTGTTGGCGGATGCTGTCCAAGTTTCAAGTTACAATTGTGAAGAATGTTTAAAATGCAGAaattgaactttttatttttgtacatcAACTGATTTAAATGCATAGAGGCTCTTTACTTACAAATAAGCTTGTATatatggatgatgtttttattcGCGTAATGGAAATGGGGGAATGTTACTGATGGATGTGGTTGGTCTGCATTTGTATGGATGACTTGTTGTTCACAGCATGGTTCTCAGTAGGTCAACTTTTACTATGAATAAGCACGCCAATACTGAATGGGTGTGAACAGTGCAAGTCGCAAGCAAAATTCCAAGTAGAAAGGTTATACTAAATAAAACTCGATTTTACAGTTAACGAGTTACGTTGCAGTCCATTCTCAATCCTCTTCGACTGTATCCAGTCCAAGTATCTGGGTAACTCGATTTCTGTAGATCCGAGTTACGTTGAACATAACTCGATTTATAGAGTATCGAGTTACGTTGGAGAGCACTCTGCACAgttagattcctcttggactgtatctggaccagtccaaatatctggACTGGGTGTTTGAGCCCAGACAACATAACTCGATTTCGGTAGTATCGAGTTACATAACTCGATTTCTCTAGCTTTGAGATACATTGAAGACCATTGTGCAtacttagattcctcttggactgcctctggaccagtccaaatatctggGCTGGGTTGGGAAGCCCAGTCAACGTAACTCGATTTCATTATAACCGAGTTATGTTGAGAAGAACTCGATATCTCTAGCTtcgagatacgttgaagaccattgtccacacttagattcctcttggactgcctctggaccagtccaattaTCTGGGCTGGGTTGGGAAGCCCAGTCAATGTAACTCGATTTAGTTATTACTGAGTTATGTTGAGAGGAACTCGATATCTCTAGCTtcgagatacgttgaagaccattgtccacacttagattcctcttggactgcctctggaGCAGTCCAATTATCTGGGCTGGGTCGGGAAGCCCAGTCAACGTAACTCAATTTACGTATTACCGAGTTTCGTTCAAAAGAACTCGATTTCTCTAGCTtcgagatacgttgaagaccattgtccacaattagattcctcttggactacCTTcggaccagtccaaatatctTAACTCGATTTCTGTATAAGCGAGTTATTGGCATGTAACTCGATTATTCTAGTATCGAGTAATTCTACTTTAACTTGATGTTCAGGATATCGAGTTACGTCCAAACTAGCACACACAACATGGATTCCTCTGAGATACACTACGCACATTATGGACTCCTTTTAGTCGCAGTACACAGAACTCGATTTCATAATAATCGGGTTATGTGTATGACCAGGCCACTATTTAGTGCTCAAACGTACGAAGCAGCAACTGTTCAACTTCTCAGCGAAAGTTTGGAGAACCAGAACAATGGCTTCTCAATGGCGGAGAGACAACGACGATGGTCCTGCTGATTGGTCCCCACACTTTTTCAAGATTATTCTGCCGAATGCTGTTCAGGAAGGAAAGCTTGTAAGTATGCTTAAATTTATAAACTAGATTCCTCTGAAAATCATATGCTAATACACTTCGTACACTTCATCTTCTTTATTTGTGATTCTTGAAAAAATGTACATTTGTTACATGTAGtcaaaaaaactttcattttgcAATATGTAGGTTACACTTTAAGAAGAACACAATCACATAACAGAGTACTTTTGCATCGAACACTtttatatgaacaaaaaatgaaataggGATAAGCGCATGGTAGAGattgaggaaaaataaatacagAGCAAGAGCAgatggaatttttttgaaaatgtgataCGGCTTATAGGGTCACCACAGATGTATAACTCAATTTAAACTGTGAAACTGTGTCCTGGGATCAAACTAGGATACAGAAATCGTTCACTCTTTTTATCATTTGTCTTTTAGAGTTCACAAACTTATGAAGTGGCTAAGTGGCAAAATTTTGTACGTCTAAATCGAAATCCTGCCCATAAACAAAAGTGGGTCATCTTCAATGTTTCCCCAACACCCCAAGACCAAATCACAGACACATTATCAAAATACAACATTTCCCCAAAAGTTTTTACATTTCAACAACAACAGAGAAATGTAAAATGTTGAAAGCTGTTgatggttattttggttataAGATTAGGTTGTATAAGAAGCATAAAAATTCATAAGATTTGTTACTGTCAAATATCGAGCCCTTAATATGACAGATTGAGGTTATAGCTATTAAATATAACGTCAATGTTGCATGGgctgttattttattttgtttgattttcttttcttttttgtgtgggggtggggggctGTAACTATGGAGTATTCTGCCATcattcaaacttttatttttctagcaTTGTGCATAAGGATTTTGTCTGCTTTTTTGAGCTTTTGGTCATCCAACAAATAGTAATACCATTGAACACTTATGAAAGTAATATGACCTAACAATCACTAAATCCATTTTTCCTGCAATGGTAGCTGCACAACTCCATAGAGCTTGATTGATTGCATGTGTTTATTTCCCTAGCCTGCATTTATGTTATGGAGATTCTTTTTACAGCGGATTCCAGATAAGTTCGTGCCGAAATTTGGAGTGGACCTGTCAGATATGGCCTTTCTCACTATTCCAAACGGTAGAAAATGGAAAGTCAAGTTGACACAACATGCTGGGGGGGTTTGGTTTCAAAATGGTTGGTCCGAATTTGCAAGCTCTCATGGTGTAGCCGTGGGGCACTTGCTGGTTttcaaatatgaaggaaattcacaCTTTGATGTACTCATATTTGATGCCACTGCAACAGAAATAGACTATACTTTAGACGACGAACTCCAAGTTCATAGGATCGAAGATGATGAGAGTGATGACAGCTCTGTTGAAATCATCAAACACTTTTATAGGGGAGAGGGTTCAGGTTTGAATGTTACACTTTTGTAAGCAACTGGTTGATTTGTTTAGCATGTTTACTATTAATTTTATGTGCATGACTCATATTTTCAACTCGTTTCAGGATCAGCCCATCCTAAGAAAGACGGTGGTGTAGCTAAAAATCTTGTTATAGCCAATGCTTTTAAATCAGAAAATCCCCTTTTCACTGTTATCATGCGACCATCCTACGTTAATGGCAAGGATCGTGCGGTAAGCTTTTAGCTTCactaaaatggaatatttttgtaatttagaaaTGCAACTTCCATTAACTATCATTTTTCATAGATCAATTAGAAAGATTGTCACACTAGATACTTGTGGCTGGACATTTTGTTGGTaatgattttttcttatttgtgtttttaggtGAAAAGATGTAGATCAATTAGATACTTGTTGCTGgaatatatttgttaaatatctATTATTGTTCCTTGTACAGAGTTTACCCCAAGACATTATCAACTACTTACCGAGAGACGAGTTTACCAAGGACTACACCAAAGCAAGTATACTCCTTGTCAAGCTCCAGATTGTGGACCGATTATGGCCTGTGAAGCTATACATTTATGAACGAAGTGGGGGTTCATCATGTGTCGTATCAGCTGGTTGGTCTGCATTTGTGAGGGAAAATAGTTTGCGAGTAGGAGATGTTTGCGTATTTGAGCTGATTATGAGGGACGGTGTTGTGTTAAACGTCCACATTTTCAAGTGCCAAGACTAAGTGGTTAGGGTGGATGCAAAGTGATGATAATATTATGTGATGTTTAGAGTGTGTTTACTTTGCAACTTTACTATTCATCCCTATTTTGTTCAACCCAGTTTGCAACTTTATTGATTGGGTACTTTTGTGATGTTTAGAGTTTCACTcttggaaaatttttaattactatgatgaactttcatatgtattttaaaatgaatgtgATGCTGTATTTTTTTCTGCacttttgtttggattttggccTTTTTGCTTGTCATTCAATTATATTACATTGAATGGTGActcttggattttattttaggggggTCAACATTGTTATTGctataggattttgttgttttcagatGACATTGTTGTATGTTTTGTATATATTGTAACACTTTAATACAATAACaccaaatctaaaatttttagtcattattttttatgtttgcaaatttagatgtttaaaaaataagtgagaaGTTAATCCATCAATTGTGTCAATCAATATAATGTGGCAAATTGAAAAGCTTGAtagctaaattttcaaaatttcacttgGTTGCAATTTTTCAAATGTTATAGATGAAATTGGAACTTCTTGTAAACGGTAAGGACTAAAATAGGTACTGTTTTATTCAATGAACTTGATGAATCGTTGctcaaagaaaaatatcattgtTTCCTGAAAAATCTTTGTATCTTACAAATGAATAACACAAAATACTGGTGAAATATGTACCAATACGCTATTTGCAGCCAAATTTTCCACGGCTCCTTTGCCAACTAAAAAACCACGACTAAGAGGACTGTATGGAACTATTCCAATGCCAAGCTCCCTACATgtacaaaaacattaaaattcgAGAGAGCATACTCATGCTTCTGgataagataattaaattatattgaaatcaaatctacacaaaatggatgatattttttttttttttgttgcagtaGTCCTTCAAAAGAACAGTAGTGTTGCAAACGCAAGGATGAATAtaaggggaaaataaaaaaggagagagatttAGGATACACGGAAGCATTCAAGAcaccaaaatttatagaaaaacatCATCTTTGAACTAAACAAACCTGCAAACAACATCTGTCAGACTCCTGTCATAACTGCTGCCATTAACTGCTTATGAAACAAATATTTgctacaagttttttttttttttttttttttttttttttttttttttttttttttttttctgggggggtggggggttcCATATGTCTAAACCAATGTTGCACTTTGCAGTTTGGATCAATATTATGTTTCCAGCTGCTTAAGATTCCTAGTTCCAATAGAATAATGGATTCTAAAGCGATAgaattttacacaaaaaaaaaaaatacttctaaATTTATTGCACATgcgttcattttattttatttgacatAATTAAGATTAGGTTGAGATTAAAAGGTCCCCATTAAAGTAGAACACTGTATGAAATGGTAGAATAATACTATAACAGCTGGGAAATTTGatctatattatttttctttctcgtTAGTTTCTTTACTAAAAGTTATCTCATTTATATTATGTATTAAGAGAAGTAGCTCTTGAATCTGTACGAATATGTTGCTGCTGAAATGAAtcataaaggcaaaaaaatgcTATTTGATGTAGGATTTTAGCCATGCAGTTCATATGATATTTACATTTTTGattcataaatcataatcaaCATAAGTaaagtactttattttattcaattatggCTAGGTACTATTGATAGATTAGACTAAAAGTACAATACAGAATTAAAGGTAATTAAAGTAGAATTAAATTTACTTTCTTGAAAAGATTATGATGGGCAGCTAAACTTGCAACTTGTAACTTTTGGTAAAAGTTACTTGTCATCGGACTGAAcggtttaatatatattttattttttttgagaagatcttttgctttaatatatatataataacaataaaataatattaaatagaTAATGGATATGcatgatttattgattttccGACGCAAAAATATATGCATGATTTAAGACTAAAACGAATAGtcaattcacttttttttaaaaaaaacctactaCTTAATGATACTGAGAGTTACAGTAGATGGATTCTTGTGACTTTAAAAACTCAAATAGATTAAGTGTAGGCATATGGGTTTTCAAAGAAATGTGAGTTGATCATATATAAAATGGGGaagtttcttgaaaaaaaaaaaattgaaatgggTACGTATTCAAGGAATGCCTTTGGTCTTTACCTCAAGGCCTTGATTGCCCAGTTTCACCAATGGAATTTGGAGTTCGTTCCGTACTGCCATCATTCGAactgtgtgtttttcttttcttgattattttcAATGTCTTAAATATGTTTCTTTCTAGGATAATTTCCCTGTTCAATTATCATTAAATctcagatatatatataatagtactAGTAGAGAGGTAAAGAGCTAGAGACTACTGGATGTTTTGAACAAAACTGAAAACGTAATCACTGATGGCAAGTTCAAAGAATTCTAAAGACAGGCACGGATAAGTACCTACTACTACCTAAGACTAGCAGTTCATTTTTACTTTTCCAGTGTCGGTGAGACCGATAGGCAAATAAAAGTATCTGGATAGATGTCTTGAAACAAAACTCGAAAAAGTCATCACTGATGGCTAGGAGGAGTTCATTTTTacttttcccttaaaaaaaatcgtAGGGGTTCAATTGGATGGTTCTTAGCTACAATTTCCTATCTAGGTGTACTGCATTCAATAGGAAGAGGTATGATTGAATTCAATCGtgttatatttttctttgtttgggtaAAAGGGTTAGACACTTTAAGGTTTCATAAAAAAGTTTACCAACATAACAGTAACTTTCTTTTTATTACTCaactttatatttaaaatttgaatatatatatatatatacacacacacacacacatgtgtGTGGACTAAATGAGTTCAAAGTGGGTCATCCATCCCGGCATAAATGCAAGTAATTCTATCATTGTCATAAGGAATCATGAGTCTGGATTATTTCTAAATCCATTTTCTTGagaaattttcatgaaaaagaaattttcatgaaaactgtgaaacttacattttattgaaaatcataccactaaaaaaaaaagtaaataaaaaatattaaataaaaaggctcCGCATGATTTTTGGAACAACTTAGAAGACTACTTGTAGCAGTCCCAGAATGGCAGAATGATGACACTAGAATTTAGGGCAGCCCTACAAATTTCTTATTGAAGGCACGTAATGCTTACATCACATCACAAAAATATTCATGAACGGCAATTCTTTATGTTAGCTTCAGCACAATACCTTCACCATATTGTACAAGGAAATTGAGGATCAGACACATGAATTGAGGTATCATAATTAACAAGCCCAGTCAACTTGTTATTGTCAATACCACACTAAATTAATGTTGAGAAATGATTACACCTAACAGGAAGATTAAGGGAGAAGAGGTCTATGGGTGAGACCAGTGAAAATAACTCAAGTTCTACAAAATTGAGTAACTCTACAAATAACTCGCTTTATGATGTATCCATTTATGTGCAAGCCATTACACACAGAAATTGCATTCTTGAGATATTCTACTGCAAATAACTCGATTTTACCGGAGTCGGGTTTTGTGCGAGGTAGCCCTATACAGttggattcctcttggactgcatctggaccagtccaaatatatGGGCTGGGTGGGTCCATGTGTACAACGTAACTCGATTTCCCAAATATCGAGGAATTTGAATTCTTGTGATTGTCCACTACACAGAACTCGATTCAAGTAGAATCGAGTATTGTGGCAGGCCTACCTTTAAACTTCGATTCGTCTTGGACTgcatctggaccagtccaaatatctAGGCTGGGTGTGGAGGGCCCAGAAAAATAACTCGAGTTAGGTATAATCAAGTTATTTGAAATTAACTCGTTGTCTGCAGTATCGAGTTATGAGAAAGCCGTTCCACCATTAACTGGATTCTTGTTATTTGTGctacacataactcgatttacGGACAATCAGTTTATGGGCAAGCCCTTGTGTTGAAAATTTggattgcatgtaactcgagttcttgaaaatcgagttacatgGACATTACAATCTATTACCCATTTTTATTAACTCTTCCCCAGTTCTGCAGAACTTGCAGCTGTCTGAAATTACATCTTCGATTGCTCTCGCTTCATCCGGCTAGAACCCATAATTTCTCGCGCAAATTCTTCGAGGATTTTACATAGTAAGACTCTTTTAACGGTTGTTGTCTTTGAAATTACACATTGTTGGTGcattattctcaaattttgcattttgatgCTTCACACTTCTATGTCTATGTCTATGAAgattgtgatgaaattgggtgtttGGCTAGTCAAATGCATTGTTGTTAGTAAGGTTGCCTATGTCATAGGTTGTCTTCCTTCCACAAAATGAACTTGCCAGTGGCTCCATATGTGTGTGGTATAGATATATGCTGGTTGTATGTCTGAACTGTACATTgtgcaatttattttctgttttttgtagAAGCTGGTGAAACTTACTACATGTAGCTACGAATTTCGAAAATATGTCAGTTCCTAAATCCACTTGTATGTTTCCTATATAATAAGACTTCTGTTATATACTCTAGGTCTCTAACTTCAAATTATTGACTCGGACCAAAATGCATTACAATTATTGCACCAACTAAACAA
This region includes:
- the LOC126708411 gene encoding B3 domain-containing protein At4g01580-like → MASQWRRDNDDGPADWSPHFFKIILPNAVQEGKLRIPDKFVPKFGVDLSDMAFLTIPNGRKWKVKLTQHAGGVWFQNGWSEFASSHGVAVGHLLVFKYEGNSHFDVLIFDATATEIDYTLDDELQVHRIEDDESDDSSVEIIKHFYRGEGSGSAHPKKDGGVAKNLVIANAFKSENPLFTVIMRPSYVNGKDRASLPQDIINYLPRDEFTKDYTKASILLVKLQIVDRLWPVKLYIYERSGGSSCVVSAGWSAFVRENSLRVGDVCVFELIMRDGVVLNVHIFKCQD